The Pontibacter sp. SGAir0037 DNA segment TCTCAGCCAGTATAGGGCTCTCTTTCCTGATTTGGTTGATTGTAAGCAGAACGTTCTGCTCGGTTACACGCTGCACAAAATCCTCGTTCGTGCTGGACTTTTCGCCATCATAGCCCGAAGAAGCTTCAAGTGCAGGCTTAAGTTTGGCAAGCATGCGGGTAATGTTTCCCAGTTTTACATCGTCGATCACACTTTTTATGGCCCCGCAATGCTTATGGCCAAGTACCAGCACCAGTTTGGAACCTGTAACATGGCAGGCAAACTCCATACTGCCCAAAATATCTTCGTTCACAAAGTTACCTGCGATGCGGGCGACAAATAAATCACCGATCCCACGGTCAAACACATCCTCTACAGGTACCCTGGAGTCGATACAGGAAAGAACTATAGCTTTAGGATACTGGCCCTTCACAGCCTTGCGTACCTGTTCGCGGTGGTTGCGCAAAGTAATGGCTCCCTGTACAAAACGCTGATTGCCCGCTTTCAGTAAAGCTATGACATCCGACGGGGTGAGGCGGTCCAGTTCTTCTTTTGTAAGTACATCTTCAATCAGTCCCTCGCCACCTATATTAAGAGTTATTCCTTTTTTTTCTTCCATAAGTTTTAGCTAAAGTTTCGTATTATATGATCAACGCGCAGTATAGAGCAAAGGTTAGTTAGTTATTGCGCCACGACTGTCGCCGGCGATAAAGTTAAGCACAGGCAGGCGTAGTAGAAAAATATTAGCGCGCTTAAAGGCCTAAAAATTAGAAAGAAGCAGCTTTCCAGCTAAATAAGTAGAAAAATAAATTCAGGTTTAGTTATATGATATTAAAAAAATAATTTATAATTATATTCTATTTAGTAGAGTTTAGTGCCCGCGCCCCATGTCTTACATCCAGAAAACAACTTTTGTGGCCTTTTTGGTCGCCTCCTTATGTATTGCCTTCCTGACAGGCCTCTTTTACATTGATCTTAGAAATGTATTAGAAGCAAGTGAGCAGGAGGGCGTGACGCTGAAGATCCTTCGGTCGGTTGAAGTGCTGCACCATAGTCTGCAATATGCAGGTGAAGAACTGATCAGGTATAAACAAACCAATGCTGCACATCACCTGGGCTCTTATACCGAAGCTGGAACCGAACTGGAGCGTCATGTGCTTGCTTTAGATGCGGTGGATAGCTCCGACGAAGTACAGCAAAAGCAGCTGCAACAACTTATAAAAGCTGTGTACCGGTACAAATCCGCCGCAGACAGTATCCTGAAAATCCCGGCTTCAGCTCCCCCTACGCAACCCCTTTTAGCCTCTGTAGACGATTTTGTACATGAGCAGCTGGACCTATTGCACGAGCAGGTTCTGCTAATCGAGAACAGGAGCAGGGCTATTTTGCAAGCGGCAGACGAGGAACGAAAACAGCAGATGCAAAACACGTTAAAAGTGTTCATCTGGTTTTCGGTAGGTGTCATTGTCTTTTTTGCTATTTGCTACATGCTGGTTAGCAAAGCTCTGTTTATCCGGAACCGGATGGAGGAAAAGCTCCGGAAAAGCGAGTTGCTGTTTTCTACTGTCTTTTACAAAAGCCCGGTAATTTGCTGCATTACGGAACTGGGCACCGGCAGGCTGATAGATGTAAACGATAACTTTACCAGCTTTTTCGGTTTTACCCGCGAAGAAGTAATTGGCGAAAGAACTACCGATCTGGGTATCTGGAAAAGTATAAAAGATCGGATGGAAGTGGTAAACAGGCTAAAGCTGAACAAGAGCTTCAGGAATGTAGAACTACAGCTGCACAACCGGCACAACGAGCCCAAAGATATTTCCGCTTACGGCGAAATACTCACTCTTGACGATAGGGAATGTGTTGTGGCTGCGTTTGTAGATATTTCTGAAAGAAAAGAGGCAGAAAATGCCAGTAAAAGGCTTAATGCCTTGCTCGAGCAAAAGGTAGAGGAGCGCACAAAAGAAATCGCAGACTATAAGTATGCGCTTGATCAGGCTGCTATTGTAGCCATTACCGACGAAAAAGGTGTGATCCGGCATGTGAACGATAACTTCAGCAAAATTTCTAAATACGATCGGGAAGAAATTATTGGGCATAATCACCGGATGATCAATTCGGGCTATCATCCGAAGCAGTACTTTTCCCAGCTGTGGCGAACCATATCGGGAGGGAAGATATGGAAAGGGGAGATTAGAAACCGGGCCAAAGATGGTACGCTCTATTGGGTAGACACAACGATTGTACCCTTTCAGAACGCGCAGGGGAAACCGTACCAGTACCTGGCAATCCGTTGGGACATTACTGACAGGAAAAAGGCAGAAGAAGCACTGCTGCAGGCCATAGAAGAGTTAGAGGAAGGCGCTGCAAAACTGAAAGAAGCACAGGCCATTGCCCGTATTGGTAGCTGGGATTATGAATTTGACTCCGAAAAAAGCAGTTGGTCCGACGAAATGTACCGGCTCTTCGGCACCTCACCGGAAGAAACACAGCCATCTTTGCCGGCTCTGCTGTCGTTTGTACACCCCGACGATGTGGATGAGGTGAAAGATAAGATCTTACTAGAAGCGCCTTCGGGACACAGATCATTTTATTATAGAATAATCAGGGGCAAAGAAGAAGTGCGCTGCACCTATAATGAACTGCAGTATATCCACGATGAGCAGGGCATGCTGCTGCGGGTAACCGGCATTGTACACGATGTAACAGAAGAAAAGCTGGTTCAGGAAGAGAAAGATAAGGTAACGGCCGATCTGTTGCAGCGCAACAAAGATCTGGAGCAGTTTGCTTACATTGTTTCGCATAACCTTCGGGCACCAGTGGCCAACGTTATTGGCCTCACAAGCCTGATCCACAACTATACTCCTGGTGAAGCTAATTTCGACAAGTGCCTGGACGGTATACAGGCCTGCACCCGCAACCTGGATGAGGTTGTAAGAGACTTGAACCATGTGCTGCAGGTAAAGCTTGAGCATAGCGAAACGAAAGAAATGGTGAACCTGTCGGAGCTGGTAGATGAGATCAAAACAACGCTTCAGAACCTGATTGTGCAGGAAGAGGCGGTTATCTATACCGATTTTACTCAAGTAGGTGAGTTGTATGCTATCAAGAGCTTTATGTTTAGCATATTCTATAACCTGATTACAAACAGCCTTAAATTCAGACACCCCGAGCGGAAGCCTTTTCTGGAAATATTCGCTTGTAAAATGAAAGGAGACATTGTCCTGAACTTTCGTGACAATGGCCTTGGCATCAACCTGGATGCCCACGGGCGTAAAATATTCGGCCTGTATAAGCGGTTTCACTTACACACCCAGGGAAAGGGAATGGGCTTGTTTATGGTGAAATCGCAGGTAGAAACGCTGGGAGGCAGCATTGCCGTGGAGAGTGAAGCAAACAAAGGAGCCCACTTTATCCTGACCTTTAAAAGTTAGAGTCTTGTAGAAAATGGTACAATCCATATAAAAAAGCGGCCTGCCATTCTATAAATGGCAGGCCGCTGAAAAGTATGAGGGGTTATTAATTCTTACTTGGTCACCTGGGTGAGCTGCACGGTCTGGTTGGTGATGAAGGCGTTCAGCTGCTTTTCGGTGAGGATATCGGTAACGGCCTGGGCGTAGGTGTTCACCAGTTCCTGGGCCTTGGCGTCCAGCTCAGCCGATGCCAGCAGGAGCTGGGAAGACTGGGTATCGCGCT contains these protein-coding regions:
- a CDS encoding carbonic anhydrase family protein, with product MEEKKGITLNIGGEGLIEDVLTKEELDRLTPSDVIALLKAGNQRFVQGAITLRNHREQVRKAVKGQYPKAIVLSCIDSRVPVEDVFDRGIGDLFVARIAGNFVNEDILGSMEFACHVTGSKLVLVLGHKHCGAIKSVIDDVKLGNITRMLAKLKPALEASSGYDGEKSSTNEDFVQRVTEQNVLLTINQIRKESPILAEMEQKDQIKIIGGIYDMDTGKVDFLEDVT
- a CDS encoding PAS domain S-box protein; the encoded protein is MSYIQKTTFVAFLVASLCIAFLTGLFYIDLRNVLEASEQEGVTLKILRSVEVLHHSLQYAGEELIRYKQTNAAHHLGSYTEAGTELERHVLALDAVDSSDEVQQKQLQQLIKAVYRYKSAADSILKIPASAPPTQPLLASVDDFVHEQLDLLHEQVLLIENRSRAILQAADEERKQQMQNTLKVFIWFSVGVIVFFAICYMLVSKALFIRNRMEEKLRKSELLFSTVFYKSPVICCITELGTGRLIDVNDNFTSFFGFTREEVIGERTTDLGIWKSIKDRMEVVNRLKLNKSFRNVELQLHNRHNEPKDISAYGEILTLDDRECVVAAFVDISERKEAENASKRLNALLEQKVEERTKEIADYKYALDQAAIVAITDEKGVIRHVNDNFSKISKYDREEIIGHNHRMINSGYHPKQYFSQLWRTISGGKIWKGEIRNRAKDGTLYWVDTTIVPFQNAQGKPYQYLAIRWDITDRKKAEEALLQAIEELEEGAAKLKEAQAIARIGSWDYEFDSEKSSWSDEMYRLFGTSPEETQPSLPALLSFVHPDDVDEVKDKILLEAPSGHRSFYYRIIRGKEEVRCTYNELQYIHDEQGMLLRVTGIVHDVTEEKLVQEEKDKVTADLLQRNKDLEQFAYIVSHNLRAPVANVIGLTSLIHNYTPGEANFDKCLDGIQACTRNLDEVVRDLNHVLQVKLEHSETKEMVNLSELVDEIKTTLQNLIVQEEAVIYTDFTQVGELYAIKSFMFSIFYNLITNSLKFRHPERKPFLEIFACKMKGDIVLNFRDNGLGINLDAHGRKIFGLYKRFHLHTQGKGMGLFMVKSQVETLGGSIAVESEANKGAHFILTFKS